The following proteins come from a genomic window of Gynuella sunshinyii YC6258:
- a CDS encoding type IV pilin protein, translated as MKQKFSGFTLIEIMVVIAIISILAAVAYPSYMSQVRKSNRSDAKVVLSNVAQQLQRCFTAVGTYKPAAAGTCSVVDSITGSGVVSGEGYYVVKVANADLTATSYLLKATPVAGKVQANDKECAVFSLTQTGVRGAKNDGGTDTSSTCW; from the coding sequence ATGAAACAGAAATTTTCCGGTTTTACGTTAATTGAAATTATGGTCGTCATTGCCATCATCAGCATTCTGGCAGCGGTTGCTTATCCGAGCTATATGTCCCAGGTTCGAAAGAGCAATCGCAGTGATGCCAAAGTGGTATTGAGCAATGTCGCCCAACAACTACAACGTTGTTTTACCGCCGTTGGTACTTATAAGCCTGCTGCAGCAGGCACATGCTCTGTGGTGGATAGTATTACCGGATCCGGTGTCGTTTCTGGAGAAGGTTATTATGTCGTCAAAGTGGCAAACGCCGATCTGACCGCCACCAGTTACCTGTTAAAAGCAACTCCTGTTGCCGGAAAAGTGCAGGCAAATGATAAAGAATGCGCGGTATTCAGTCTGACCCAGACCGGAGTCAGAGGTGCCAAAAACGACGGTGGCACAGATACCAGCAGTACCTGTTGGTAA